The Oncorhynchus masou masou isolate Uvic2021 chromosome 25, UVic_Omas_1.1, whole genome shotgun sequence DNA window ctgctctctctctctttctctattccctccctctcgctctctcccttgcACAATGAAATAGATGTTCACCACAAATAGATAGGCGGCTGCCAGCTGTCCTCCAGACCAACGAAAACAAAGAGCATGCTAATAAAACCAGCTTCACGGCTGGACAAGATCAACCACACTCTCTGCCTCCTTGCCCAGTTAATGATTCTCCTTCTGAACGACAGCAAATGAATTAAAACTCTCCCAGCCACCAATAAAAGAATACAAAAAGTTTGACATCTTCCTGAAAATACATTATGGAAGATGGAGGTGTTAATGTAGCCGCACACCATACAGGCTGGATGGCCAGATGAGATTTAAAACAGTGTGATGAGTaggaggagattcatcagatATAGTGGGTGTAGAAAAGTATGACGACACAGTGGGCATGTTCCAGTTCCTAGTCGTTACTAAAACAGACCATGCTGACAACCTGCAAAGAATCAGATGCTAATCTGACAGAGAAACAGTGATGATGATAAACAAGTAAAAGAGAAAAAAGGACAtttactgtgttgattctaatTGAGCATCATAACTGACTGAACCCAGTGTCGGTCAGCTGTCTGAGGCTAAGAGGCATTTAGGTGCCTATGACCCAGCTCTGTTGGTGTGGCGTGGGGATAGGGGGACACTagtcacatacacacatgaaCTCCAGTCAAAGGGACCACTCACTGGTACTGGCTGCCCACAGGATCAGCCACAGCGGCCTGCCACCCTCAAACCCTGTTAATCAAAAGCCCATGATGACAGGTCAAGCTCGGGAGATTAAGTTGACCCACCTTGATTCTGTGATCAGATTGTGTTATTAATGTAACATACGTTTTTTATTCATCTGATTAGTAATGGTGCCTTTTCTCTCACCTTCCATAGATTGTTTGCCGCCAAGTGCAGTGGATGCCTGGAGAAGATCGCCCCCACAGAGTTTGTGATGCGTGCTCTGGAGTGTGTATACCACCTCAACTGCttctcctgctgtgtgtgtgaccGGCAGCTGAGGAAAGGGGATGAATTTGTCTTGAAGGAGGGCCAGCTGCTGTGTAAGAGTGACTATGAGAAGGAGAAGGACCTGCTCAGTTCTGTCAGCCCGGACGACTCCGACTCAGGTAAGACCAAATCCTATCGCagtcagtacagtacaatacagtacacgcAGAAACAGAAGAATACACACTCAAAAAAGTATGAAAACACAGAAAAGTATGAAAAGGTATTCTGGGTGAGACCCACAGTTTTGAGTGATTTTattcagtcattcattcattttATTCTATGTACAATGGATATTATGGGCAGGGAGCAAAAATGTATTGGGCTAGGAAGTGGAAACAGGGAAGACAAAAAGGCACTGTATTAATGGCTTGTTGGGCCCTTGTGCCGGCGGGCTCTTTTGCTGGAAATAATTAAATCGGTGTATCATGATGACTGACGGGAGGATTTAGGGCCTTTCGACAGAGGGCCGAGCGGAGCTCCTCTTATCTTCTCCTCTGTACCCCTCGCCTCCACACAATGAGGCATCTCGCCAAGCCTCACTGTTCAGACCCATCTGGCTCTCATTTAAACATGCACACAAAGGCAGAGAATTTGTCAAACACATCTGTCTGTGTCAACTTTTGTCAACTTAAAGGAATATTTATTTTACTTCCACGCTTCGTTTTGTCCTAGTGGAGCACATGGGCATTCTTTTGGAGTGTCTCCAAATTCAAGATTTTACATGAACAGAGGTTAACCTCGGCATATACAGAAAATAAAATATAGAAATCAACTGGTGAAATACAGTTTagcatactacaccacactatttACAGTAGAGAATCAGAACCAGATGACAGCCGACAGAACGAAACCATCATGTATGCATCTCCAAGCCATCACAGGAAGCCCACATCATTTGTTGCTTTAATTGAAAGTGCTGCTGTTTTTGAGAACACTGCTTTTCACTCACCCAGGCCTTGAATGTTGTAATGAATGCATTTGGGATACATGATTTAACATTGGATTTGATCATTATCTTTGTAAACTCATGAAGTTCAGCATTTTAAGTACGAGTATCTTTTTATATTATGTACACTGATATTGCTTGTTAGATTAATGATCTAATGTCCATCACACTATGTGATGATAAAAGATGGCACATTATGTGTGCCAATAGACAGACACCAATATCCCTTTATGGATACATGCAATTACAATAGACAATAACAAAACCCATCAGTTTTCCACCTTTTGGTAAGACTGTCTTAGAACCTTTTCCAATTGTATTCTTTATGCATAGCATCTTTTTAGTATTTTTGTCTGTTGGGACCCAGTGTACATTTTACTATTATTTTCAGGTTCTGAAATCTATATTTGATATTTCCTCTGATATTTTGAGTTCATTTCCCATATGTGGTCATGCTGCCTTTCCATGTTGTGGTGGATCCGCTATGTAGGATTCTTACCAAAGATTTATTTGGTGTAAAACAGCCAAAGCTGAGTGTAATTAATTACCAATGACATAATGTCAAATCCAATGACAAATGTGCATATAACATTGTGCTTTTCTGGTAAGTCCTCTGAAAGTCTAATCGTGCACGTGGCCTATTCGTTTTGTAATAAATTCATAAGAAACTATTAAATCCACGTGTCTCCTTTCATTATGGATACACTTGTGGAGTCGGAATCTCTTGGAATTGGAAAGAACATCTATTTATCAGCAGACTTTCTGAGAAGGTGTCAGCTCAAACCCATACTGATATTGGTGAAAAATGGTATCTCCATGCAGAGAAAAGCGACGATGGGGATCTGGGTATCAAGCAGGAGAAAGGCACCGGAGGCCAGGGCAAGGGAGATGATGGGAAGGACCCCAGAAGGCCCAAGCGACCCCGCACCATTCTGAACACTCAGCAGAGACGAGCCTTCAAAGCCTCCTTCGAGGTGTCCTCCAAGCCCTGCAGAAAGGTgagaccttctcctctcctccatatgACCTAGTCACTACCAAAGCAGCTCTATtttcaccagacagacagagttaaTCCCACTGTCTGCCTACTGAACACTCAACGGAGGTGAACACTAACACTTTGTTTAACCTCTAGCACGAAGGTGGCTAGCTGCAGTTTGAGCACAAAAGTAGCTATGAGGAACAAGTGTATTTAGGCTACAGAGAATGACCTGAAATAATGACCTACATTGGGAAAACGACTGTAAATGTCTGCACTgctacagtatacacacagtatGAACTGAAAGCTGGCTAATGTGAGAAGAGAAGCAACAAAATCAATCTTTTAAGCTTACTTTGAGTTGTTTTTGTAGTATACGGTAGATGCAAATCCAATACTAATACTTCCTAATATCCCCATGGACAGACCGACATGTGGAGAATTGGAGGAATGCCATGAGGCCTACAGTAGTTTTACAAATAAAATTCTCAAATTTGAAAAATCTCCAGCACCTCGGAGCTGTGCTTTGAAGTGGCTAGCAACACTCTGGTCTGTGTTAACTGAGGTAGAGGGTAACGCAGCCCATCTGCCCTGCgccaaatggcattctgaaaGAGAGGAACTGCATCCATAGTGGAGGCCCTAAAAGCATTCACTGCACCCGCTCTAAAGCCTTGAAGAGGCAGTAACCAATAGGCCCAAAAAGACTGCCACAATCTGTAGTTAGGTGTTTGTTTTCTTGTGTGATGTTGAAATGCATTTGTGTTGACTTGTTAAAGGTAAGGGAGACCCTAGCTGCTGAGACAGGCCTCAGTGTTCGTGTGGTGCAGGTGTGGTTTCAAAACCAGAGAGCCAAGGTGAGAGCACAACCACCAGAAAGGCACCGTTTGTGATAATTATGTTATTTGTTACTAATCAAGAGACCAATGTAGTAATAGCAATGCAGTACACATAGATTGGCAGGAGTGTTCAAACATTACAGTATTGGAGCTAACAAGTCACCACAGATATCAACAATAAATGTAACTATTTCGTTGCATTCCATTTAACTCTGTAAAGTTAAAGTGCAATGCATTCACATCTACCTCAGTCATACGTTGGATGTCTACATCCACCTCCTTTTTTGATATTATCTTAAAAAGCCTTTGATAACAAAGTACAGTCAGATACGTGTTCCTATAGTTCACTCAGGGGTGAGCAACAAGAAGCATTGTTTTCAAATGAAAAACAGCACGTTAGTTTGGGGAGTTACTTAAAACTCTGTCTTTTTTTTAGATGAAGAAGATGGCAAGgagacagcaacagcaacaagAACAACAGAATTCTCAAAGGCTTGGCCAAGGTACAGTATACAGTCTACAGTTTGGGCTGAAGAGAGCCAATAACCACTGCCCCAGAATCATTTTCAATAGCCTTTCGGTAGTTTAAAAACAGATGTTGCTGCTTCCGTATTACCATGGCTTTAGACAATTATTTTGCATTTGACATGGTGTTAAAAATTGTGATCTGGGATTATCACATAACATAAATAAAAATGATGATTCAGCCAGCTAAACGTGCAGCATGGCACTTCAATGAGAAACACAGAGGCAGgataatcacatactgtataccaCAGCTCTGTGTGACCACTCCAAAAGATGGCATTAATTGAGGCAACATGCAAACCTTTGGAGTAGAACGGACGTAATGGCTTCTGCTCGTGTGTGACCTCCCACGCATTAGCCCTAGtttccactggtgtgtgtgtgagtgtgtgagtgtgtgtgtgtgtggggggggggggcagctagCGTCTGTGGCTCCAGTCAGGCGTGGTACATGGGAGACCGTGtcagctgtctgtgtgggttggGAGATTTCCAAATGAAAACCTGTTAATCAGTCTTGTATATAAAATGACCCATCCTGTGTGAGAACTGAACTGTAGTGTCTATGCTGTAACCAGGTCAAACACTCACGTTCCCGTTCAGAAACTCCAATCCTGTAATGGTGTCATACAAACTGTTTGTCAGGGTTAGAGCCACACCAACAAGGGTTCAGAGGCAATCTTCTCAAAATTCAAGACAAATGCCTTGGCACTGTACCACACCGTGAGGAAGAATCACTCGTAAAATGTTCACAAATCATATTATATTTGGAATTTTAGATAAAATGGTAGTAATGATATGATTCCAGGCACAGACGAAAGCTTAATTGAAAAACACACATCCACTATGGAGAAAGGATTTGGTTTCACAATCTTGTAAGAAAACAAAAGATATATAACAGTGAGGAGGAAGAATCTACACAAAGTATACACAAGACAGAAGACACACGATTTAAGAGATGTTGCACACAGTACATAAATATAGCTGTACAAGCTAAAGCAGCTACCTGGAAATCCCAAGGCTTACATTGACATTTTATTACTCAACAGCTCTAGAATATTTTGTCAAACTCTGTAGGGAAAGGCATACAGTATGCCCCGAAATGCTGTTGCCCAAAAGTGCATATTGTGAATACTGGATAGGATAGTATGTGAGGAGATATATGTATTTTAGATAACAAAATTTACTGAGTACAGTTAACTTAAACAAGAAAGCATTACAGCAGACATATGTGATGGAAACTTCTGGAACCCCAAATAAATGAATGACAGACATCTTTTCACAAGGGCTCACCACTGTAAAGGAAAGTGCAGGGTGGTGGGCTCCAGTCTCAAACCCACAAGGGCTGTGTGTGCGTCCCACTCACCGCTGAGTGAGTCAAGAGCTGCCTTCTTCAAGGGAATGCTGGGAGAATCTCCCTTGgccacagcagagcagagagggttTCCATGGAGACAGTGCTCATGGTCTAGTTTCTGTATTAGATTTAGAGTTGATGATTTTCCTCCCAGGAACACAAGAGTCTTCATGTAAAGTCTTTCTCCACGTGATTGGCTGTGTTTCAGAGGTGATGTCCAATCGAATGGAGGGCATGATGAACTCCTTCACGCCACTGGCCCCGCCTCAGCAGCAACTGGTTGCCATGGATCAGAACGGCTACAGTACAGACCCCTTCCAGCAGGGCCTCACTCCCCCACAGATGCCCGGAGACCACATGAACCCATATGGTGAGCAGCCACCCCCCTACCCCCCTGCTCAACCTTACATGCTCCCCAGTGTGGGACATGTGTTCAGGCCACAGAGCCCTGGCTTAGGCTGCTCGCACAAAGTACAAGCAGCCCCCTTCCACATGAGATGACACAAACATACTCACAGGCCTCTGGTTTATTTTGAAGTTCATTTCAAAATCAATCCAATATGTTTtctactccccctcccccttccgcCCCACAATCACTCAATacgttctctctgtctgtgtatggGGTTTAGTGGCATGCAATCCTATGCTATCTGACAGTTTGCATTGCGGACTATGTGAGGAGATTTTAGATAATCCAAATGGCTTGCGGTAAATTATAATCAAAACAATGGTGAGAATGATGAGTGAAGTAATGTACCACGATGCGAAATAACCATTGTATGTGACAATCACAGggatttgtatttgtttttttttcatttatcctttatttaactaggtaagtcagttaagaacaaattattatttacaatgacagcctaccaaaacgcaaaaggcctcctgcgggggtGGGGgttgggatttaaaaaaaattatatataatatatatatatatatatatatatatatatatatataggacaaaaacacacatcatgacaagagagacaacactacgtaaagagagacctaagacaacaatatagcatggcagcaacacatgacaacacagggaTGCAAACAAAACACAAATGTTTAAATAAAACTTGATTCAGTTATTTTATTCTTCCGTTTAATTTACATATACGGGTTGAAACTGGTAGAAGACCATTTTGAGCAGTGTCTCCAACCCCATAAAGATCGTTTACTAAACATAATATCATTTCTGAATGCCTCCATTTTGTGTCTTGCAGTTGCAACACCCAAAGTCCCAGTCTCATCACACTTCTTCTGTTTTTATGGGATAAATAGAGGGAAGGATGATATTGCCAAAACGTTAAAAGATATGTCTCTTCATCACTCTGTCCCTGGCTTTTGTAACAGTGTCATTAAAATGTGTGCAATAAAGTTAACCATTCCCACAAGAAAAATAATAGGAAGAGAAATTATGAGATACGTAAACATTTGCTATTATTGAGCTCTTTTGGATAGATGCCTCTTGTTGACATGTTCCTCTCAGATCGATAGTAACTGTCCCAGAGAGGGACAATGCTCTCAGAGAGCTATTGTCAAAACACTTTTCAGAATTGTAATGGAATGTAATACCAATCATTCAAAGAGGGCATCAAGACTAACAAGTATAACTTTGCAAGACAGTCATAAATATATCAGATTTATTATCAGTGCAATTGGAAGTTGCAGTTTGCTTTTATTCAATGCCCTGTGTATAGTATTTTCTTTGACTGTAAATTATTATATTGTTGCAActattttttctctttctctcctttataGGTAATGATTCaattttccatgacatagacagcGACACATCTTTAACCAGCCTCAGTGACTGCTTCATGGCATCTTCAGAAATGAACATGCAAGCACGTGTGGGACCCATTGACCGACTCTATTCCATGCAGAACTCTTACTTTGCATCATGAAAGAATCACATACAGAAATTATATTATGTAATATAGCAGATCATCCACAAACTCTGCTTCTCGCCTTCCTCAACTGCCTCACATCAAGGAGTTTCCACACTGCTATGGACAAGACAGAAGCAACGACCTGTTCCAATGACTCCTGGATCATGTGCAGACAATGGACTCAAATAGAGAAAAATAGTTTCTCAACAGTGGAGATTCCCtgggaaaaaaacaacaattttctTCTTTTTTCTAGAGATTATTGGTAACATATTTGTATATTACTGCCAGAAAAGTTGCACACCTTTCTTTGTCAACAAAAAGAAAATCAATGGAGCCACCGATTTTAAAAATGCAAACCAAATACTACAGGCCCACCAGTTATCATAATGCATGACTTCATAGTTAATCGTATGACCATAAAACTGAAAAACCCAGAAAAAAAAACCTGTGAGTTGTTGAGATGTGTCCACTTTATAATGCATTCAGCATTAGCATTTTGATCACATTGATAGTTTTAGCCCTAAAGAGAAGATATTGTGTTCATAGTAAATAGACTGTGTGTTCACAAGAGAcaatgtgggtatgtgtgtgtgtatttgagtaaGAGTGTGTGAGAGATATAAACATTCAGAAAAATAAAGATGCATTGTGGTGTCCGTTTGGTGTAAATACTTCCCCAAGCAGATTGGTTGTGCATGTTAAAATGGAAAACATTCTATTTATTTAACTATAACATGCTCTTGAAGGTACTTATGAATCTGAAAAGCTTTATTTAAACAGGAGAACATTTTGTTATGTAATTAGTGAGTACATGATTATCACAATTCATTTGTATGCCATTTCATTATGAACCATAACCCTTTTTTCAGACTGGCTGTAAAATGAGCAAAATTGTGCTATTTATTTCATACAGACTTGAGACCATGTCAAATGTACATTTTCAATTGTTAAGAAATTGCTAAATTACCAAAGTCGATTGGTTCATTGAATAAACAATATTTCTTCTCCTGATGATAGCTTAATTCATGCTACACTGAAACACATTTGTACTAAAAAGACTGAACCTCATAATAGCAATTGCATCATTTTGTGACCCAGAAGGAATTGTAACCTGTATTTTCATGGTACAGAAGTTGTTCAAGAGATGGAACGCAAGGTTTGTAGTTTTTTGGATTAAACTGTGTGAATGGATGAAATTTACAACCATGTTCATTTATgatttgagagaaagagagagagagagagagagagagagagagagagagagagagagagagagagagagagagagagagagagagaaagggagagatgagtAGTTTGggtcacagagaaagagagcaggatcATTTAACATGGCTTGAGTAGGCTCCAGACACCCACCCTtaattgctaataacccatccgcaaccGCCCGACgatatgtgataaagtgaaaatctgaggtCTGCACCCGACCCTTACCCGCAAATATAGAAAATGTGCTGTACAGTTCACTTTTTTTCTCTTGAACATTTATTGAACAAGGATGGTTTTCTTCAACATTTCCTGatttatttattgaatatttagGATCTACATTAGCTTTTTCTGCCCAACTTCCCAAAAGCATTTGGAGATTGGCATGTACTTGGCATGCATACAGTTAGGACCTAAAGCTTAAGCACTAATGCCAGatacaaataatgaaagaaaaacctcTGCATAGCATATAGATATGAATTCCACAAGAATTATACATTCATGGATGTTTTTTTCCCCTTATCTTTATTCAACCTGCCCACCACGCACCCACCCTTCATCCACACAACATGTCATGGCCCTAAACCCGCCCGCCCTACGGATATAACCGCAGGGAGTacgggttatgagtcaacccgtGTATCACTaccagacaccccccccccccccagtacagccTGGAGGGGATGTAGCACGCAGCTAGGAAGGCAGTGGCTGCTTGAATGTAGTCTAGCTACCACCTGTGTGCTCCTTCATCTACCTGACAGCTCCTCAATGCGGTCAGAC harbors:
- the LOC135513546 gene encoding LIM/homeobox protein LMX-1.2-like isoform X1; translated protein: MDIATGPKSLERCFSKGNHSKYPRMLDGIKIEDNPHRQATLGVMLGTEYHHRSVCEGCQRPISDRFLMRVNDSSWHEECLQCAVCQQPLTTSCYFRDRKLYCKHDYQQLFAAKCSGCLEKIAPTEFVMRALECVYHLNCFSCCVCDRQLRKGDEFVLKEGQLLCKSDYEKEKDLLSSVSPDDSDSEKSDDGDLGIKQEKGTGGQGKGDDGKDPRRPKRPRTILNTQQRRAFKASFEVSSKPCRKVRETLAAETGLSVRVVQVWFQNQRAKMKKMARRQQQQQEQQNSQRLGQEVMSNRMEGMMNSFTPLAPPQQQLVAMDQNGYSTDPFQQGLTPPQMPGDHMNPYGNDSIFHDIDSDTSLTSLSDCFMASSEMNMQARVGPIDRLYSMQNSYFAS
- the LOC135513546 gene encoding LIM/homeobox protein LMX-1.2-like isoform X2, which produces MLDGIKIEDNPHRQATLGVMLGTEYHHRSVCEGCQRPISDRFLMRVNDSSWHEECLQCAVCQQPLTTSCYFRDRKLYCKHDYQQLFAAKCSGCLEKIAPTEFVMRALECVYHLNCFSCCVCDRQLRKGDEFVLKEGQLLCKSDYEKEKDLLSSVSPDDSDSEKSDDGDLGIKQEKGTGGQGKGDDGKDPRRPKRPRTILNTQQRRAFKASFEVSSKPCRKVRETLAAETGLSVRVVQVWFQNQRAKMKKMARRQQQQQEQQNSQRLGQEVMSNRMEGMMNSFTPLAPPQQQLVAMDQNGYSTDPFQQGLTPPQMPGDHMNPYGNDSIFHDIDSDTSLTSLSDCFMASSEMNMQARVGPIDRLYSMQNSYFAS